A stretch of the Pan paniscus chromosome 2, NHGRI_mPanPan1-v2.0_pri, whole genome shotgun sequence genome encodes the following:
- the LOC100972793 gene encoding COP9 signalosome complex subunit 8-like encodes MPVVVMAESTSSFKKLLDQCENQELEAPGGIATPPVYGQRLAFCLLHNDMNNARYLWKRIPPATKSANSELGGIWSVGRRIRQRDFPGIYTTINAHQWSETVQPIMEALRDATRRRAFALVSQIYTSIITDDFAAFVGLPIEEAVKGLLEQGWQVDSTTRMVLPRKPVAGALDVSFNKFIPLSEPAPLPPIPNEQQLARLTDYVAFLED; translated from the coding sequence ATGCCAGTGGTGGTGATGGCAGAAAGCACCTCTAGTTTCAAAAAGCTGCTGGATCAGTGCGAGAACCAGGAGCTCGAGGCCCCTGGAGGAATTGCTACACCCCCAGTGTATGGTCAGCGTCTAGCTTTCTGTTTGCTCCATAATGACATGAATAATGCAAGATATCTTTGGAAAAGAATACCACCTGCTACAAAATCTGCAAATTCTGAACTTGGGGGAATTTGGTCAGTAGGACGAAGAATCAGGCAGAGAGATTTCCCTGGGATCTATACAACCATCAACGCTCACCAGTGGTCTGAGACAGTCCAGCCAATTATGGAAGCACTTAGAGATGCAACAAGGAGACGCGCCTTTGCCCTGGTCTCTCAAATATATACTTCAATCATCACTGATGATTTTGCAGCCTTTGTTGGACTTCCTATAGAAGAGGCTGTGAAAGGCTTATTAGAACAAGGATGGCAAGTTGATTCCACCACAAGAATGGTTCTGCCCAGAAAGCCAGTTGCAGGGGCCCTGGATGTTTCCTTTAACAAGTTTATTCCCTTATCAGAGCCTGCTCCACTTCCCCCAATACCCAATGAACAGCAGTTAGCCAGACTGACGGATTATGTGGCTTTCCTTGAAGACTGA